One window of Nymphaea colorata isolate Beijing-Zhang1983 chromosome 1, ASM883128v2, whole genome shotgun sequence genomic DNA carries:
- the LOC116245704 gene encoding probably inactive leucine-rich repeat receptor-like protein kinase At5g48380 codes for MMVEAKHRRMCSLFIVVILLMSIHNCHCTQSDIDCLKSLQQSLDDPNNSLASWKFQNNSEGYICNFVGVECWHPNENRILNIRLSSMGLQGPFPIGLAKCTSMTGLDLSDNQLSGPLPTDISHYVGVLTALDLSKNKFTGELSDDLKNCVYLNVLKLDGNQLTGEIPSGIGQLRRLKTFSVAGNKLTGNIPPFANPQPPENFANNEGLCGSPLAKCNSKKQTRVIDSRALGVFLFIFLLFVIVLMLVCSFVWLIYKK; via the coding sequence ATGATGGTGGAAGCCAAACATAGACGAATGTGTTCTCTATTTATTGTGGTAATTTTGTTGATGAGCATACATAACTGCCATTGCACTCAATCTGATATAGACTGCCTGAAATCCCTGCAACAATCTTTAGACGACCCCAACAACTCTTTGGCGTCCTGGAAATTTCAGAACAATTCAGAAGGATACATCTGCAACTTCGTTGGTGTAGAGTGTTGGCACCCAAACGAGAACAGAATCCTCAACATAAGACTGTCCTCCATGGGCCTCCAAGGGCCGTTCCCCATTGGTCTAGCGAAGTGTACCAGCATGACAGGGTTGGATCTTTCAGACAACCAGCTTTCGGGGCCCTTGCCCACTGATATTTCACATTATGTGGGAGTATTGACTGCATTAGACCTGTCCAAGAACAAGTTTACTGGTGAACTCTCCGATGATCTTAAGAATTGTGTTTATCTCAACGTTCTCAAGTTGGATGGCAACCAGTTAACCGGCGAAATTCCCAGTGGAATTGGGCAGCTAAGGCGGCTCAAGACTTTCAGCGTTGCAGGTAACAAATTAACGGGGAATATTCCTCCATTCGCGAACCCTCAACCTCCTGAGAATTTTGCAAATAATGAAGGGCTCTGCGGGTCTCCCTTAGCAAAATGTAACTCGAAGAAGCAAACCCGTGTTATAGATTCTAGAGCTCTTGGTGTattcctcttcatttttctgCTCTTTGTCATTGTTTTGATGCTGGTTTGctcatttgtttggttgatcTATAAGAAGTAA